A window of Juglans regia cultivar Chandler chromosome 7, Walnut 2.0, whole genome shotgun sequence contains these coding sequences:
- the LOC109004659 gene encoding probable glucan 1,3-beta-glucosidase A isoform X1: protein MDKAFGGPAFFMELGFSKWVCAFLLSCWLIFSGAYSVEGLRGDSKVRGVNLGGWLVVEGWIKPSLFDGIPNGDMLDGTEVQFKSVTLQKYVCAENGGGSNVTVSRDVASSWETFKLWRVSESKFQLRTSKGQFISCDREGCSVSATAEYPSTSETFFIERKNGRVHIKLESGAYLQATTGNQLSGDYPGMPGWDDNAGTFEMTIVANNLHGDYQLANGYGRDKAKEVLKRHRNSFITVEDFNFLHRNGINTVRIPVGWWIASDPDPPAPFIGGTLVALDNAFSWAQAYDIKCIIDLHAAPGSQNGMEHSASQDGFIGWPTSPDYISKTLDVIDFLASRYATHPALLGIELLNEPSAPTVPLDTLVSFYMRGYQIVRKYSPTAYVIICQRIGNADPLELYQANIGTHNVVVDLHFYNLFDTFFLNMSSADNIQFIYKSREAQLQALNSSNGPLVFVVHSRHYIVGDLVRVPSSKNNSFESGLISGEWVNEWNVTTGSKTDYQEFGKAQLEVYNAASFGWAYWTLKNDRQHWDFEWNIKNNYLQLGDSPNKQSLNSLMLLGITCACFYLYHFL from the exons ATGGATAAAGCTTTTGGGGGGCCTGCATTCTTCATGGAACTTGGTTTTAGCAAATGGGTATGTGCATTTCTACTGTCTTGTTGGCTCATCTTCTCTGGAGCATACTCGG TGGAGGGATTACGTGGGGATTCTAAAGTGAGAGGAGTGAACTTGGGAGGGTGGCTGGTCGTGGAAGGCTGGATTAAACCTTCACTTTTTGATGGCATTCCCAACGGAGACATGCTT GATGGAACAGAGGTACAATTTAAGTCAGTGACATTGCAGAAGTATGTGTGTGCAGAGAATGGGGGAGGCTCGAATGTTACAGTCAGCAGAGATGTAGCATCTTCATGGGAAACTTTTAAG CTATGGAGAGTTTCGGAATCAAAATTTCAGTTGCGCACCTCCAAAGGTCAATTTATATCATGTGATAGAGAAGGGTGCTCTGTCTCTGCAACTGCAGAATACCCTTCCACATCAGAGACATTTTTCATTGAAAGGAAGAATGGTAGAGTTCACATAAAACTAGAGAGTGGGGCGTATCTACAG GCTACAACGGGAAATCAGCTCTCAGGGGACTATCCAGGAATGCCGGGATGGGATGATAATGCAGGCACATTTGAGATGACAATTGTAGCAAATAACTTGCATGGAGATTACCAGCTTGCAAATGGATATGGACGCGATAAGGCCAAGGAGGTTCTTAAG AGACACAGAAATAGTTTTATCACCGTTGaagatttcaattttcttcataGAAATGGAATAAATACTGTGAGGATCCCAGTTGGCTGGTGGATTGCTTCTGATCCTGATCCTCCTGCTCCATTTATTGGAGGAACTCTTGTGGCTCTGGATAATGCATTCTCATGGGCACA AGCCTATGACATAAAGTGCATAATCGACCTTCATGCTGCTCCTGGCTCCCAAAACGGGATGGAACATAGTGCTAGTCAAGATGGTTTTATAGGCTGGCCTACTTCTCCGGATTACATCTCAAAAACATTGGATGTTATTGATTTTCTAGCTTCCAG GTATGCAACGCATCCTGCATTGCTGGGAATTGAACTCTTAAATGAACCATCTGCACCCACAGTTCCCTTGGATACTTTAGTTTCATTTTATATGCGAGGCTACCAAATTGTTCGAAAATACTCACCAACAGCTTATGTAATAATTTGCCAAAGAATTGGCAATGCAGATCCCTTGGAACTTTATCAAGCTAACATAGGCACTCACAATGTAGTGGTGGATTTGCATTTCTACAATCTTTTTGACACTTTCTTTCTTAATATGAGCTCGGCGGATAATATACAATTCATATATAAGAGCAGGGAAGCTCAATTACAGGCCCTCAACAGCTCCAATGGTCCTCTTGTGTTTGTTG TTCATTCGAGACATTATATAGTTGGAGACTTGGTTAGGGTTCCCAGCAGTAAGAATAATTCTTTTGAAAGTGGATTGATCTCAGGGGAATGGGTGAATGAGTGGAATGTGACAACTGGATCAAAGACAGATTACCAAGAGTTTGGAAAGGCACAATTAGAGGTATATAATGCTGCTTCATTTGGATGGGCTTATTGGACACTTAAAAATGACAGACAGCACTGGGATTTTGAATGGAACATAAAGAACAATTATCTCCAACTAG GCGATTCACCCAACAAGCAAAGTCTCAATAGTTTAATGTTGCTTGGTATTACATGTGCCTGTTTCTATCTGTATCACTTTCTGTGA
- the LOC109004509 gene encoding transcription factor bHLH94-like: MCASYCRIMALEAVVFKQDSLNYGCSDTSVLGGGQPWGSYYFGLDQDEKVCFETLCNNLEQGYFNENLLQESSSPSNSVVQGQVKERDTNSTSTPENRPRDGLLAQRQLYSVEVAPAATMGRRKRRRTRSAKNEEELENQRMTHIAVERNRRRQMNDYLSVLRSMMPASHVQRGDQASIIGGALNFVKELEQLLQSLQAQKRIKQRPESSTNLSPLFSDFFTFPQYSTCCTESSESLMGEKRSAIADIEVTMVERHANIKVLSRKYPKQLLKMVSQLQSMHLVVLHLNVTTVENMVLSSFSVKVEDDSQLTSANEIAAAVHEMVGRIEVETQFA; the protein is encoded by the exons ATGTGTGCTAGCTACTGTAGAATAATGGCTTTGGAGGCTGTGGTGTTCAAACAGGACTCGTTAAATTATGGCTGCAGTGATACTTCTGTATTAGGAGGCGGTCAACCTTGGGGCTCCTACTATTTTGGTCTTGATCAAGACGAGAAAGTCTGCTTTGAAACACTCTGCAATAATTTAGAGCAAGGATATTTCAATGAAAACCTGCTGCAGGAATCTTCATCACCTTCTAATTCTGTGGTGCAAGGTCAAGTGAAGGAGCGGGACACCAACAGTACTTCCACCCCGGAGAATCGCCCCAGGGATGGATTGTTGGCCCAAAGACAGCTTTATTCAGTGGAAGTTGCTCCGGCAGCGACAATGGGCAGGAGAAAAAGACGGCGCACCAGAAGCGCCAAGAACGAGGAAGAATTGGAGAATCAGAGAATGACCCACATTGCTGTTGAACGCAATAGGAGAAGGCAAATGAACGACTATCTCTCCGTGCTTAGGTCTATGATGCCTGCTTCTCATGTTCAAAGg GGAGACCAAGCATCAATCATCGGGGGAGCCCTTAATTTTGTGAAGGAGCTTGAGCAGCTCCTCCAGTCACTGCAAGCCCAGAAGAGAATCAAGCAACGGCCGGAAAGCAGTACTAATTTGTCCCCACTCTTCTCCGATTTCTTTACTTTCCCTCAGTACTCGACCTGTTGCACTGAATCCAGTGAGTCATTAATGGGCGAGAAGAGGTCAGCCATTGCTGACATTGAAGTGACAATGGTTGAACGCCATGCCAATATTAAAGTTCTGTCAAGAAAATATCCAAAACAGCTCTTGAAAATGGTGTCTCAGTTGCAGTCCATGCATCTTGTCGTTCTTCACCTTAATGTCACAACCGTTGAAAATATGGTTCTCTCCTCTTTCAGCGTCAAG GTTGAAGATGATTCTCAGCTAACCTCAGCGAATGAGATTGCAGCTGCTGTGCATGAGATGGTGGGCAGGATTGAAGTGGAGACTCAATTTGCATGA
- the LOC109004659 gene encoding probable glucan 1,3-beta-glucosidase A isoform X2, with translation MDKAFGGPAFFMELGFSKWVCAFLLSCWLIFSGAYSVEGLRGDSKVRGVNLGGWLVVEGWIKPSLFDGIPNGDMLDGTEVQFKSVTLQKYVCAENGGGSNVTVSRDVASSWETFKLWRVSESKFQLRTSKGQFISCDREGCSVSATAEYPSTSETFFIERKNGRVHIKLESGAYLQLSGDYPGMPGWDDNAGTFEMTIVANNLHGDYQLANGYGRDKAKEVLKRHRNSFITVEDFNFLHRNGINTVRIPVGWWIASDPDPPAPFIGGTLVALDNAFSWAQAYDIKCIIDLHAAPGSQNGMEHSASQDGFIGWPTSPDYISKTLDVIDFLASRYATHPALLGIELLNEPSAPTVPLDTLVSFYMRGYQIVRKYSPTAYVIICQRIGNADPLELYQANIGTHNVVVDLHFYNLFDTFFLNMSSADNIQFIYKSREAQLQALNSSNGPLVFVVHSRHYIVGDLVRVPSSKNNSFESGLISGEWVNEWNVTTGSKTDYQEFGKAQLEVYNAASFGWAYWTLKNDRQHWDFEWNIKNNYLQLGDSPNKQSLNSLMLLGITCACFYLYHFL, from the exons ATGGATAAAGCTTTTGGGGGGCCTGCATTCTTCATGGAACTTGGTTTTAGCAAATGGGTATGTGCATTTCTACTGTCTTGTTGGCTCATCTTCTCTGGAGCATACTCGG TGGAGGGATTACGTGGGGATTCTAAAGTGAGAGGAGTGAACTTGGGAGGGTGGCTGGTCGTGGAAGGCTGGATTAAACCTTCACTTTTTGATGGCATTCCCAACGGAGACATGCTT GATGGAACAGAGGTACAATTTAAGTCAGTGACATTGCAGAAGTATGTGTGTGCAGAGAATGGGGGAGGCTCGAATGTTACAGTCAGCAGAGATGTAGCATCTTCATGGGAAACTTTTAAG CTATGGAGAGTTTCGGAATCAAAATTTCAGTTGCGCACCTCCAAAGGTCAATTTATATCATGTGATAGAGAAGGGTGCTCTGTCTCTGCAACTGCAGAATACCCTTCCACATCAGAGACATTTTTCATTGAAAGGAAGAATGGTAGAGTTCACATAAAACTAGAGAGTGGGGCGTATCTACAG CTCTCAGGGGACTATCCAGGAATGCCGGGATGGGATGATAATGCAGGCACATTTGAGATGACAATTGTAGCAAATAACTTGCATGGAGATTACCAGCTTGCAAATGGATATGGACGCGATAAGGCCAAGGAGGTTCTTAAG AGACACAGAAATAGTTTTATCACCGTTGaagatttcaattttcttcataGAAATGGAATAAATACTGTGAGGATCCCAGTTGGCTGGTGGATTGCTTCTGATCCTGATCCTCCTGCTCCATTTATTGGAGGAACTCTTGTGGCTCTGGATAATGCATTCTCATGGGCACA AGCCTATGACATAAAGTGCATAATCGACCTTCATGCTGCTCCTGGCTCCCAAAACGGGATGGAACATAGTGCTAGTCAAGATGGTTTTATAGGCTGGCCTACTTCTCCGGATTACATCTCAAAAACATTGGATGTTATTGATTTTCTAGCTTCCAG GTATGCAACGCATCCTGCATTGCTGGGAATTGAACTCTTAAATGAACCATCTGCACCCACAGTTCCCTTGGATACTTTAGTTTCATTTTATATGCGAGGCTACCAAATTGTTCGAAAATACTCACCAACAGCTTATGTAATAATTTGCCAAAGAATTGGCAATGCAGATCCCTTGGAACTTTATCAAGCTAACATAGGCACTCACAATGTAGTGGTGGATTTGCATTTCTACAATCTTTTTGACACTTTCTTTCTTAATATGAGCTCGGCGGATAATATACAATTCATATATAAGAGCAGGGAAGCTCAATTACAGGCCCTCAACAGCTCCAATGGTCCTCTTGTGTTTGTTG TTCATTCGAGACATTATATAGTTGGAGACTTGGTTAGGGTTCCCAGCAGTAAGAATAATTCTTTTGAAAGTGGATTGATCTCAGGGGAATGGGTGAATGAGTGGAATGTGACAACTGGATCAAAGACAGATTACCAAGAGTTTGGAAAGGCACAATTAGAGGTATATAATGCTGCTTCATTTGGATGGGCTTATTGGACACTTAAAAATGACAGACAGCACTGGGATTTTGAATGGAACATAAAGAACAATTATCTCCAACTAG GCGATTCACCCAACAAGCAAAGTCTCAATAGTTTAATGTTGCTTGGTATTACATGTGCCTGTTTCTATCTGTATCACTTTCTGTGA
- the LOC109004587 gene encoding protein MIZU-KUSSEI 1-like, whose protein sequence is MSGTPRALSSNGVTAVDCQKQVRSWRLLRSLMEFLIPSCNCSTFIEDQDIQQQQEEENNYLQNCYNSQYAFSTSSTTIVGTIFGFRHGKVRLCIQTSYNSTNSVLLLQLAVPTTTLAREMQGSILRIALESTATRQGFSSTTAGNSCSLLSMPVWKMYCNGRKVGFAVKRQPSKADMEALRVMSADHVVVGAGVISGKELQREDELMYLRANFERVCGSANSESFHLIDQDGSSTSSTGQELISIFFFRSRWS, encoded by the coding sequence ATGAGTGGCACCCCGCGGGCACTATCATCCAATGGTGTCACCGCCGTGGACTGCCAGAAACAAGTCCGGTCATGGAGGCTTCTTCGCTCTCTCATGGAGTTCCTTATACCCAGCTGCAACTGCAGTACCTTTATAGAAGACCAAGATAtccaacaacaacaagaagaagaaaataattaccTCCAAAACTGCTATAATTCACAGTACGCCTTTAGTACTTCTTCCACAACCATCGTTGGCACCATATTTGGATTTCGCCATGGGAAAGTTAGGCTTTGTATTCAAACCAGTTACAACTCCACCAACTCAGTTCTCCTCCTTCAATTGGCTGTCCCCACAACAACCCTAGCAAGAGAAATGCAAGGGAGTATTCTTCGAATTGCACTAGAGAGTACTGCCACAAGGCAGGGattcagtagtactactgctggTAATTCTTGCTCTCTTTTGTCCATGCCAGTGTGGAAAATGTATTGCAATGGGAGGAAAGTTGGGTTTGCGGTTAAGCGCCAGCCTTCCAAGGCAGATATGGAGGCACTTAGGGTAATGAGTGCAGATCACGTTGTTGTGGGTGCTGGCGTAATAAGTGGGAAAGAGCTTCAAAGAGAAGACGAGTTAATGTATCTTAGGGCAAACTTTGAGAGAGTTTGTGGTTCAGCTAATTCTGAGTCCTTCCATTTGATTGATCAGGACGGGAGCAGTACTAGTAGTACTGGTCAGGAGCttattagtattttcttttttcgcTCAAGGTGGTCGTGA
- the LOC109004659 gene encoding probable glucan 1,3-beta-glucosidase A isoform X3 — MDKAFGGPAFFMELGFSKWVCAFLLSCWLIFSGAYSVEGLRGDSKVRGVNLGGWLVVEGWIKPSLFDGIPNGDMLDGTEVQFKSVTLQKYVCAENGGGSNVTVSRDVASSWETFKLWRVSESKFQLRTSKGQFISCDREGCSVSATAEYPSTSETFFIERKNGRVHIKLESGAYLQATTGNQLSGDYPGMPGWDDNAGTFEMTIVANNLHGDYQLANGYGRDKAKEVLKRHRNSFITVEDFNFLHRNGINTVRIPVGWWIASDPDPPAPFIGGTLVALDNAFSWAQAYDIKCIIDLHAAPGSQNGMEHSASQDGFIGWPTSPDYISKTLDVIDFLASRYATHPALLGIELLNEPSAPTVPLDTLVSFYMRGYQIVRKYSPTAYVIICQRIGNADPLELYQANIGTHNVVVDLHFYNLFDTFFLNMSSADNIQFIYKSREAQLQALNSSNGPLVFVGEWVNEWNVTTGSKTDYQEFGKAQLEVYNAASFGWAYWTLKNDRQHWDFEWNIKNNYLQLGDSPNKQSLNSLMLLGITCACFYLYHFL; from the exons ATGGATAAAGCTTTTGGGGGGCCTGCATTCTTCATGGAACTTGGTTTTAGCAAATGGGTATGTGCATTTCTACTGTCTTGTTGGCTCATCTTCTCTGGAGCATACTCGG TGGAGGGATTACGTGGGGATTCTAAAGTGAGAGGAGTGAACTTGGGAGGGTGGCTGGTCGTGGAAGGCTGGATTAAACCTTCACTTTTTGATGGCATTCCCAACGGAGACATGCTT GATGGAACAGAGGTACAATTTAAGTCAGTGACATTGCAGAAGTATGTGTGTGCAGAGAATGGGGGAGGCTCGAATGTTACAGTCAGCAGAGATGTAGCATCTTCATGGGAAACTTTTAAG CTATGGAGAGTTTCGGAATCAAAATTTCAGTTGCGCACCTCCAAAGGTCAATTTATATCATGTGATAGAGAAGGGTGCTCTGTCTCTGCAACTGCAGAATACCCTTCCACATCAGAGACATTTTTCATTGAAAGGAAGAATGGTAGAGTTCACATAAAACTAGAGAGTGGGGCGTATCTACAG GCTACAACGGGAAATCAGCTCTCAGGGGACTATCCAGGAATGCCGGGATGGGATGATAATGCAGGCACATTTGAGATGACAATTGTAGCAAATAACTTGCATGGAGATTACCAGCTTGCAAATGGATATGGACGCGATAAGGCCAAGGAGGTTCTTAAG AGACACAGAAATAGTTTTATCACCGTTGaagatttcaattttcttcataGAAATGGAATAAATACTGTGAGGATCCCAGTTGGCTGGTGGATTGCTTCTGATCCTGATCCTCCTGCTCCATTTATTGGAGGAACTCTTGTGGCTCTGGATAATGCATTCTCATGGGCACA AGCCTATGACATAAAGTGCATAATCGACCTTCATGCTGCTCCTGGCTCCCAAAACGGGATGGAACATAGTGCTAGTCAAGATGGTTTTATAGGCTGGCCTACTTCTCCGGATTACATCTCAAAAACATTGGATGTTATTGATTTTCTAGCTTCCAG GTATGCAACGCATCCTGCATTGCTGGGAATTGAACTCTTAAATGAACCATCTGCACCCACAGTTCCCTTGGATACTTTAGTTTCATTTTATATGCGAGGCTACCAAATTGTTCGAAAATACTCACCAACAGCTTATGTAATAATTTGCCAAAGAATTGGCAATGCAGATCCCTTGGAACTTTATCAAGCTAACATAGGCACTCACAATGTAGTGGTGGATTTGCATTTCTACAATCTTTTTGACACTTTCTTTCTTAATATGAGCTCGGCGGATAATATACAATTCATATATAAGAGCAGGGAAGCTCAATTACAGGCCCTCAACAGCTCCAATGGTCCTCTTGTGTTTGTTG GGGAATGGGTGAATGAGTGGAATGTGACAACTGGATCAAAGACAGATTACCAAGAGTTTGGAAAGGCACAATTAGAGGTATATAATGCTGCTTCATTTGGATGGGCTTATTGGACACTTAAAAATGACAGACAGCACTGGGATTTTGAATGGAACATAAAGAACAATTATCTCCAACTAG GCGATTCACCCAACAAGCAAAGTCTCAATAGTTTAATGTTGCTTGGTATTACATGTGCCTGTTTCTATCTGTATCACTTTCTGTGA